The window ATCACAGGATGGGAACAAAGATATGTATTGAATCAAAAAAGAATAAGGAGGATTTTGGCTCACTATGATCATAATTTGACTGACTGGCTCGAAGCAGGTATAGGGTTAAGAGGAAAAGCAACGACTCATCTTGATGAATACACATCGTAGGCTTCAAGCATAAAAAACAAGATCCAAAATTTCTACGCATCTTAGAGAAAGAACTCATCAAAGCCTCgagaaataagaaaaagaaacaaattaaAATTGAAGAAATAAAAGAAGACGGGTTCCGGCTCACTCTGGTTGGAAGTGTTGGACCGGCAGTGATCTAGGTTAAGAGGACAAGATTGAACCCAACTTAATGAACAAACACCGAAGGTCCCATGCATCGGAAGCAAGATCCGTGCAAACCTATCGAAGCCCAAACATTCTTTCTAGGTTttacaaggaaaagaagaaacgAATAGCAAGAACTCGTcaaaaacccaagaaagaacgaAGAGATCATGGTAAACAACGACTCGTCTTTCCAAGGTTAAAGGAAAAGAATAAGAACGCAGCAGAACTCAAGAAAGAATACGAAAGAAAGACCGAAGTGCAGCGGGCAAGCAAGAACTTATTTATCTAGGGTTTATGAAAGGGGGAAAAAACAAAGAAATGCAGCATCGAGAAAGAATGAAGAGAACAGGACAAGAAAGAACTCCCACTCATAGGGTTcacgaagaagaaaagaagggcaAGAACGCGTCAAAGACTCTGGAACGAACAAGAAAGCAATGAGCGCAGGGAGAGGGCTCACCGTCGAGCTTGATCTTCTCGTTGAGGTTGTTAATGTAGATAGTCATGTTGGGTGGAATCGCCGGAGCGtccccgccaccgccaccgccaccatcgTTGCTCATCCCTCCCACTCTCCCACTGTGTCAATCGAGATTCGAGGGAAATCAGAGAGGCAAGCGGTGAACCGAGCGAGTTAACCGGAGCCGTCGTTGGAGCTGCGCTACCTCGGACGTGGTAAGAGAGACGATTCCACATCAATTCGACTTTGATGCCGCGACGGTACTGATTATGATCATGTGATGATCAAATCAGGAGAGTGATCAATTTCAACCGGACCGTTAAAATGATATCGGAGGGTTCCGATTTATTTGTCAAATATTTTATGTATAACGATCCCAAAATAAAGCATTCTTCCACTTTCTATCGTGACGCCGGCTTAGTAAATAGTACTAAACATGTCTAggctaataaataaatataaaattgatgGATTGTAACATCATCCATATGCTACTACATAATATATGTATGATTAACGTAGAatgtcatattttaaaattttattattgttatcacTAATaagatagtaaaaataaaaaatcttaaaattaattataatatctaaaCATGACGTTttgacacacacatatatatatatatatatatatatatatatatatatatataatatctaaataaaaatataaataaaatatgttcAAAATTTATATATACAAAATATGTTGGTCTACGCTTACACAGACTCATTTCCCTATCTAATCACTTGGGTGGATTCTAGTATCATTACCCGTAAAATAGTATATATAATAAGTATTACTTAATAAGTCTTTATAACTTTATTTATGTGAGCATGCATCGTTACATAtgcataatattttaaaatcataggTATAAGACATTTAATGGTAAATATCtcatataatgattttttttagcaTGTATAACCCTACAACATAGTAtaacataaaattataatttaaaatactcATATGCATACGTAGGAAGTATAACAAATTCATAAACTTCTATatcttatattataatatatacgtaTACTTTCACACCAtacgttataatatatatatgtactttCATATCATACGTTATAATTTATACGTGCATTCTCACACTCAACGTTATAATATATACACGTGCTCTCATATTGTATATTATAATACATACATGTATTCTCACATTGCATGTTATAATACATGTGTACTCTCATGtaacacatcataatatatatattcattctcATATTGtatgttataatatatatttaattatatatttttatacctacaaaatatatatattcacgtTTAACTCATGACAATCATATCATTTGCACATTATCATATATCCATgcataaatgatatttttatgcttacaaaatacacatgcatattTATTTGATGACaatcatatatgtatacatacaagatatttttattacaatTCATATGTTTTTATGATTACAAAATACAAACACTCGTGACTAGCTCATGATGATTTAATCATTAGAAATAtacttttcaaaatatattatgtgCATGATAATTTATACTATCAATATTTTACAGtaaattaaatttatacttaTCTAATTTAACTAAAAAATGAAGATCTTAGTGAAATAATATATTCCTTAATGATTGAGTATACTAAAGAATGGTAAATTTTCTCCAACTCTTAGGATTAGATTTTTTTGAGACTAAGAGAATAACTTGGGATCTATCGTTCAATACCATTATACCTCATATTAAATCTCCTTTTTTTTGTCTGCCTATTTTTAtttccttccttcctttctttcttccttcctccgCGGGTCTCTGTCTTTCCTTCATTTACTTCTTTTATCTCATGTTCTTTTTTCTcatctcttcttcttccacccttctcctttttctctattctttcccttttttccttcttccctattcttctcttctccccgaCAGTCGtagccttctcttctcttctcttctcctcctcctctttctctctctttccttcttctgtattcttcccttctcccccaCAACCGCAGCTccattctcttctcttctcctcctctttctctcttctcttcctctctttcctTCTTCTCTATTTTTCCCTTCTCTCCAATAGTCACAGcccccttctcttctcttatcctcctcccctttctcccttctttttctctctttcctttttctctattcttcccttctcccccaCAGCAACGGCCCTTCTCTTCCTTTCCTCCTCTCCTTTctcctttctcccttctcttccaCCGATGcaacctcttccttctcttccaccAGTGAAGCCTCTCCCTTCTCTTCCACCGACGCagccttcttcctttcttttccacCCACACAGCCTTTTCCTTTccctctttcctttttcttttcttccctttccttcttctcccttctcccttttcttccaccACTACAGCCTCTCCCCTTCTCTCCTTCATCCCTTctcttcctccctttctttttctccATTTTCTTTTTCTCCCTTATCTTCCACCGACGCAGCCTCTTTTTTCCTCGTGAGGAAGATAGAGGGTATATCTATTGGAGGCGATGGGAAGAAAGctccatttatttatttatttatttattttatttcgtagcttttgtaatttagttattgtaatatctatatttataaataagtctttagaaatataaaaacattatattctttcttctaaataaaaaatttagtcTCATGAACTTCATGTATTTAATCTGAAAATTAATCAAGATTGATATATCTGCGTAACATTAATCACATCACATATGACTTTatgttttaaaattaatataaaaacttAAGACATTATTCATTCTATACTAAATATTAAGATAACTTAATCTTGTATACAAGTTTGTAAGTACACTTTGACTTATTGTACTATACTTAATATAAATGTTAATACTTATGCATACTTAACCGATATTATAAAGAACATGAGAATGATATTTTTCGAaagtatataattaaaattttaaaacaaaaaatataagtttattatttatcatatttatgaagcgTAGATAttacaaatcatatcataaagtgagggtaacatatatatatatatattgtttgtaCTTCTATTGATatactatttataatttaatatatgtAAGATATCCTCCCctcctaataaaaattttatcatcaaattttttatttgaatagctttaggtatttttctcgtATCTCTTCTTCTGTTTCCTAAGTTACTTCCTCCATTGCTTGTTTCCTCTATAACACTTTGACTAATGCAATCTTCTTATTACCtagttttttctcttttctattaAGAACATGCACAACTCATTCCTCATATGTTAAATTTTCATTCAATTCTATTAGTTATTCTTTCAAGACATTGGAAGGATCTAAATTATACTTCCTTAATATTGatatatgaaatatattatgtaaCTTTACTAATGTAGGAGGTAAGGCTAGTGTAAACCACATCACCAATTTGGTTAAGAATTTTATATGCTCCTATATACCATGGATTTATCTTATCTTTCTTTTCAAATCTCATAACACATTTCATTAGTTCCATAGAATAGTTtatcatctattttaaatttcaaaggtcttctcctaTTATCGATATAACATTTCTATTTACTTTGTGTTGCTTTCATTCTTTGAAGAATATTTTATGTTGCCTATGTTGTTTCTCTCATTAAATCTAACCctaaatatttttttcacttatCTCAAGTGAATAGGTGATATGTACTTTTTGTCATATAATGCATCAAATGGTATCAAAGTACTTGCTGACCTTTGATGTTCGATTTTGATTTATTGACATATGAAACACTTCTCAACAAATTAAattatatctctcttcatttctaACTATAAGTAGTGCTCTTTCATATCCTTGTATATCCTGATTGTTTCAAGATACATCGAGTTTATAAATGAATATGCCTCTATTAAAATTTCTTGCTTTAGGCTAGGATCCTCTAGTATACATAATTTACCTTGGAATTTGATTACCCcttcatcaatatatatatatatatatatatatatatatatatatatatatatatatatatataaaatctcaaTATCATACTTCAATTAGTTTAATAGTCCTTCACCTATAATTCTTTAATTTTTTCTAAAAGGGTTAGCTGTAATGATAGCACTACTAATATTTCAATTAAACTTTTAAGGATCgtctcatatttaaatttttatatttttatatagagaGATTTTTGAATCATTAACAAAGTAGCTAAATTGATTAATTTTCGACTCAATGCTTTAGCAACTACATTTGCTTTCTCAGGATA of the Musa acuminata AAA Group cultivar baxijiao chromosome BXJ3-2, Cavendish_Baxijiao_AAA, whole genome shotgun sequence genome contains:
- the LOC135631517 gene encoding uncharacterized protein LOC135631517; this translates as MEKKKGRKRRDEGEKGRGCSGGRKGRREKKEREEKKKERGKGKGCVGGKERKKAASVEEKGEASLVEEKEEVASVEEKGERRKERRKGREGPLLWGRREE